One genomic region from Streptomyces sp. NBC_01304 encodes:
- a CDS encoding LamG-like jellyroll fold domain-containing protein: MEIASLRGESSEVFATPQGDLEAREYLRPVRARVGGVWKPVDTALAKAADGSVAPKVTTVDLEFSGGGDAPLVKMVKAGRELALSWPGKLPAPELDGATATYRDVLPDVDLRMGAQEDGFTQLLVVKTAKAAASSELAELRLRLDADGMNVKETVEGGLQAVDAGAKGAVFEAPKPMMWDSSTGAGAAKASTQATREAAMGADDEPGAGESAKLAPVGVEIPAGQDELVLTPDQDVLKGADTTYPVFIDPQWYSPRASAWTMASKYWAGSPQWKFNGDSDAGMGYCNWAYCAPHDTKRLFYRIPTSRFAGKSILSAEFVVRNTWSASCADRSVELWETKPISSSTTWNSQNASGFWVKELASRSFAYGYTGCSAKDAEFNVKSAVQSAANGKDDTMTFGLRAASESDGHAWKRFSDKAYLRVKYNRPPSQLKRTQLTMEYGGTCKPSSSAARVRTLGKIYANNVTDPDKDSVSVQFQAKWDGGSWSPAKTTSKKSGSTFAISLPSSIPQNKTVNWYARSYDGAQYSPWSYAGDPHACYFVYDTKVPKAPAVSSGEYPASDTDNPDDPWYDGVGRYGSFEMKAANTDVTTYWYGVNGDPSSKNKVTTSGGAAQIVKVLPAKPGVNFFTAQAFDSAGNGSEIRTYQYRVKAGQPERATWQLDEAADATETHGSTPGRTLALHGGVTPKVAGVKDTAVEFNGTDGYASTDLSVVNTSGGFAVSAWVKLAKIPETTAVVATQPGNNAPGFELYYSATYGWSFNQYKSDDVAGGLVRADQGGTGAVTAGVWTHLVGSYSSTSDQLQLFVDGKLAGSAAYSTPWEARRGLQIGGKNYGSGVSALFPGAVDELQLFDKPLAQDEVDKLFAKQSIGDPGRPALAVFGLDEPVGATEITGHGGVLPAKYNGGVTTGAPGVAGKAASFNGASSYAKIGQTSGPHLNTSRAFTVSAWAKLDKKPSGAAVITAQAGKDKPGFELYYSQAYDRWAVNQYSADAAEATPIRAMQPDGTSARAGEWVHLVGVHDPVADTLTLYVNGTKAGSTKLAGAFYADQSMYIGASNYSGAMAAYFPGSIDDVRLLDRSVSADEVAQMFKQRPLVKSRWKFEETSTTTPATTPDDAGTGNKLTFNGGATKSDMGMIDLGAMELNGTTGYATADRVPVDSSGSFTLTAWAQAAAMPDGAVALTSAEGTNQSAFAVRYVPDATAPETNPGRWQLTVADRDTTEATVAEASNGEFYDARNWNHLALVYDGFAKEARLYVNGGLAEVACADDDGDGTSDSPTCADAVPWAENALAFKATSLQVGREGTGSRAKGYFPGLVDDVWAFQGALSDAQVERLAGSWFDIPTEVPGD; this comes from the coding sequence CCGCGCCGGAGTTGGACGGTGCGACCGCGACCTACCGCGACGTGCTCCCAGATGTCGATCTGCGGATGGGGGCCCAGGAAGACGGCTTCACCCAGCTCCTCGTCGTCAAGACGGCCAAGGCAGCGGCGAGTTCGGAGCTGGCCGAGCTGCGGCTGAGGCTGGACGCGGACGGCATGAACGTGAAGGAGACTGTTGAGGGCGGCCTCCAGGCAGTCGACGCCGGAGCGAAGGGCGCGGTGTTCGAGGCACCGAAGCCGATGATGTGGGACTCCAGCACCGGCGCGGGTGCGGCCAAGGCCAGCACGCAGGCGACGCGCGAAGCGGCGATGGGTGCGGACGATGAGCCGGGGGCGGGCGAGTCCGCCAAGCTTGCGCCGGTAGGAGTGGAGATTCCGGCCGGCCAGGACGAGCTGGTGTTGACGCCGGACCAGGACGTACTCAAGGGTGCGGACACCACGTATCCGGTGTTCATCGACCCGCAGTGGTACTCGCCGCGCGCGTCGGCGTGGACGATGGCGTCGAAGTACTGGGCAGGCTCGCCGCAGTGGAAGTTCAACGGCGACTCCGATGCCGGCATGGGCTACTGCAACTGGGCTTACTGCGCCCCTCATGACACCAAGCGGTTGTTCTACCGGATCCCGACGTCACGGTTTGCGGGGAAGTCGATCCTGTCGGCGGAGTTCGTGGTCCGCAACACCTGGTCGGCGTCCTGCGCGGACCGGTCGGTGGAGCTGTGGGAGACCAAGCCGATCTCGTCGTCCACGACGTGGAACTCGCAGAACGCGTCCGGGTTCTGGGTCAAGGAGCTGGCCTCTCGTTCGTTCGCGTACGGCTACACGGGTTGCAGTGCGAAGGACGCCGAGTTCAATGTGAAGTCGGCGGTGCAGTCGGCCGCGAACGGTAAGGACGACACGATGACCTTCGGCCTGCGGGCCGCGAGTGAGTCGGACGGCCATGCGTGGAAGCGGTTCTCGGATAAGGCGTATCTGCGGGTGAAGTACAACCGTCCGCCGTCGCAGCTCAAGAGGACTCAGCTGACCATGGAGTATGGCGGCACCTGTAAGCCGTCTTCCAGTGCCGCGCGGGTACGCACGCTGGGGAAGATCTACGCGAACAATGTCACCGACCCTGACAAGGACAGTGTGTCGGTGCAGTTCCAGGCGAAGTGGGATGGCGGCTCGTGGAGCCCCGCCAAGACCACGTCGAAGAAGTCCGGGTCCACATTCGCGATCAGCTTGCCCTCGTCGATCCCGCAGAACAAGACGGTCAACTGGTACGCCCGTTCCTACGACGGGGCACAGTACTCGCCGTGGTCGTACGCGGGTGATCCGCATGCCTGCTACTTCGTGTACGACACGAAGGTTCCCAAGGCTCCGGCGGTCAGCTCGGGCGAGTACCCGGCCTCCGATACCGACAACCCCGATGACCCCTGGTACGACGGGGTGGGCCGCTACGGATCGTTCGAGATGAAGGCTGCCAATACGGATGTGACGACGTACTGGTACGGCGTCAACGGTGACCCTTCTTCGAAGAACAAGGTGACCACGTCGGGCGGTGCGGCCCAGATCGTGAAGGTGCTGCCGGCCAAGCCGGGGGTGAACTTCTTTACCGCGCAGGCATTCGACTCGGCGGGCAACGGCAGTGAGATCCGCACCTACCAGTACCGGGTCAAGGCCGGTCAGCCCGAACGCGCCACCTGGCAACTGGACGAGGCTGCTGACGCCACCGAGACGCACGGTTCCACGCCCGGCCGCACCCTGGCCTTGCACGGTGGCGTGACGCCCAAGGTGGCGGGCGTGAAGGACACGGCGGTGGAGTTCAACGGCACCGACGGCTACGCCTCCACCGACCTGTCCGTGGTCAACACCAGCGGCGGGTTCGCGGTGTCGGCTTGGGTGAAGTTGGCGAAGATCCCGGAGACGACGGCAGTGGTGGCCACGCAGCCGGGTAACAATGCGCCTGGTTTCGAGCTGTACTACTCGGCCACGTATGGCTGGTCGTTCAACCAGTACAAGTCCGACGATGTGGCAGGCGGGCTGGTGCGCGCAGACCAGGGCGGCACCGGCGCGGTGACGGCTGGTGTGTGGACGCATCTGGTGGGCTCGTATTCCTCGACGAGTGATCAGCTGCAGCTGTTCGTGGATGGCAAGCTGGCCGGCTCGGCGGCCTACAGCACGCCGTGGGAGGCTCGCCGGGGCCTGCAGATCGGCGGCAAGAACTACGGCAGTGGTGTGTCGGCGTTGTTCCCGGGTGCGGTCGATGAACTGCAGTTGTTCGACAAGCCGCTGGCGCAGGATGAGGTCGACAAGCTCTTCGCCAAGCAGAGCATCGGCGACCCCGGCCGGCCCGCCCTCGCCGTCTTCGGCCTGGACGAGCCGGTGGGCGCCACGGAGATCACCGGTCACGGCGGGGTGCTGCCCGCCAAGTACAACGGCGGGGTGACCACCGGGGCACCCGGTGTCGCTGGGAAGGCCGCCAGTTTCAACGGCGCCTCCAGCTACGCGAAGATCGGCCAGACGAGCGGCCCGCACCTGAACACCTCGCGTGCCTTCACCGTTTCCGCTTGGGCCAAGCTGGACAAGAAGCCGAGCGGCGCCGCGGTCATCACCGCACAGGCCGGGAAGGACAAGCCCGGATTCGAGCTGTACTACTCGCAGGCGTATGACCGGTGGGCCGTCAACCAGTACTCGGCGGACGCCGCCGAGGCCACACCCATCCGGGCCATGCAGCCCGACGGCACCAGCGCACGGGCCGGGGAGTGGGTGCACCTGGTGGGTGTCCACGATCCGGTGGCCGACACGCTCACCCTGTACGTCAACGGCACAAAGGCCGGATCCACGAAGCTGGCCGGGGCCTTCTACGCGGACCAGTCGATGTACATCGGAGCCAGCAATTACAGCGGCGCCATGGCGGCCTACTTCCCCGGCAGCATCGACGACGTACGTCTGCTGGACCGGTCCGTCTCCGCCGACGAGGTCGCGCAGATGTTTAAGCAGCGCCCGCTGGTCAAATCCCGCTGGAAGTTCGAGGAAACCTCCACCACCACCCCGGCCACGACGCCGGACGACGCGGGCACCGGCAACAAGCTGACCTTCAACGGCGGCGCCACCAAGTCCGACATGGGCATGATCGACCTTGGCGCGATGGAGCTGAACGGCACCACCGGCTACGCCACGGCTGACCGAGTCCCGGTCGATTCCTCGGGCAGCTTCACACTGACCGCGTGGGCTCAGGCCGCCGCGATGCCGGACGGAGCCGTCGCCCTGACCAGCGCAGAAGGAACCAACCAGAGTGCCTTCGCGGTCCGCTACGTACCGGACGCCACTGCTCCGGAGACGAATCCGGGCCGTTGGCAGCTGACCGTCGCCGACAGAGACACAACCGAGGCCACCGTGGCTGAGGCCAGCAACGGCGAGTTCTACGACGCCCGCAACTGGAACCACCTGGCCCTGGTTTACGACGGCTTCGCCAAGGAAGCGCGGCTGTACGTCAACGGCGGCCTCGCCGAAGTCGCCTGCGCTGATGACGACGGGGACGGCACCAGCGACAGTCCGACCTGCGCAGACGCAGTGCCGTGGGCGGAGAACGCTCTCGCCTTCAAGGCCACCTCACTCCAGGTCGGCCGGGAAGGCACCGGCAGCCGCGCCAAGGGCTACTTCCCCGGGCTGGTCGACGATGTGTGGGCCTTCCAGGGCGCTCTGAGCGACGCCCAGGTCGAAAGGCTCGCCGGTTCCTGGTTCGACATTCCCACCGAAGTACCCGGCGACTGA